The proteins below come from a single Kitasatospora sp. NBC_00315 genomic window:
- a CDS encoding LysR family transcriptional regulator, which yields MTDWDLRKLRVLQALDECGTVTAAAERLCLTPSAVSQQLSALAKQLGAPMLEPYGRRVRLTGAARLVLGHAEWVFGELERAEAELAGYLHGEAGEVRVGAFATAVTGLLVPAIGRLRDEAPRLRVRVAEAEAAEAYELLAVGEVDLALSLAGGPPSAGDRRFVRFPLLSDPLDVALPPGHPLAAADGLRLADLADEPWIFGATGPWRDITLGACADAGFVPERAHTAADWSAILAMVSAGIGVALVPRLASAGRGGAAVVRALPTDLPTRRVIAAVRIGTEHTPPVRRVLAALEVVAAQAAARSVRSS from the coding sequence ATGACCGACTGGGACCTGAGAAAGCTGCGCGTGCTGCAGGCACTGGACGAGTGCGGGACGGTCACCGCCGCCGCCGAACGGCTCTGTCTGACACCCTCGGCCGTCTCCCAGCAGCTGTCGGCGCTGGCGAAACAGCTCGGGGCACCGATGCTGGAACCGTACGGCCGACGGGTCCGGCTGACCGGCGCCGCGCGGTTGGTGCTGGGTCACGCCGAGTGGGTGTTCGGGGAGTTGGAGCGGGCCGAGGCCGAGCTGGCGGGCTATCTGCACGGGGAGGCGGGCGAGGTGCGGGTGGGCGCGTTCGCCACCGCAGTCACCGGGCTGCTGGTCCCCGCGATCGGCCGGCTGCGGGACGAGGCGCCGCGGCTGCGCGTGCGGGTGGCGGAGGCGGAGGCCGCCGAGGCGTACGAACTGCTCGCGGTGGGGGAGGTGGACCTCGCGCTCTCGCTGGCGGGCGGGCCGCCGTCCGCCGGGGACCGGCGCTTCGTCCGGTTCCCGCTGCTCAGCGACCCGCTGGACGTGGCGCTGCCGCCGGGGCATCCGCTGGCGGCCGCGGACGGCCTGCGACTGGCGGATCTCGCGGACGAGCCCTGGATCTTCGGCGCGACCGGGCCCTGGCGGGACATCACGCTGGGGGCGTGCGCGGACGCCGGTTTCGTGCCGGAGCGGGCTCACACCGCCGCCGACTGGTCCGCGATCCTGGCGATGGTGTCGGCCGGCATCGGGGTGGCGCTGGTACCCCGGCTCGCCTCGGCCGGGCGCGGCGGGGCCGCCGTGGTCCGCGCGCTGCCCACGGATCTGCCGACCCGTCGGGTGATCGCCGCGGTCCGGATCGGGACGGAGCACACCCCGCCGGTGCGGCGGGTGCTGGCGGCCCTGGAGGTGGTCGCGGCGCAGGCGGCGGCGCGGAGCGTGCGGTCGTCCTGA
- a CDS encoding ATP-binding protein, with the protein MDIRWTLHLKRDPASVPLARRILLGAMETAGVDPQVSYDLGVALTEACANAVEHAAGGCPGDGFQVTASISGDRLRIEVTDSGPGLPLGPAVTPSASAPQRAPRRPAATTRPAARPRGRRGRASLPAAAPLAHRPRYAGAAPYDTHVLPPGRPAPVLRPVDPEDLPDLCAESGRGLFLIHALTDHVQLRNHPLRGAIVSFDKILTWREGAPLRVAS; encoded by the coding sequence GTGGACATCCGGTGGACTCTGCACCTCAAGCGCGACCCGGCGAGCGTGCCGCTGGCCCGGCGGATCCTGCTCGGCGCCATGGAGACGGCCGGCGTGGACCCGCAGGTCTCGTACGACCTCGGCGTCGCCCTGACGGAGGCCTGCGCCAACGCCGTGGAACACGCGGCCGGCGGCTGTCCGGGCGACGGCTTCCAGGTCACCGCCTCGATCAGCGGCGACCGCCTGCGCATCGAGGTCACCGACTCGGGCCCCGGTCTGCCGCTCGGCCCCGCCGTCACGCCCTCGGCGTCCGCTCCGCAGCGGGCCCCGCGCCGCCCAGCGGCGACCACCCGCCCGGCCGCCCGCCCCCGCGGCCGCCGGGGCCGGGCCTCGCTCCCGGCCGCCGCGCCGCTCGCCCACCGCCCCCGGTACGCCGGCGCCGCCCCGTACGACACCCACGTTCTCCCGCCGGGCCGGCCCGCCCCGGTCCTGCGCCCGGTCGACCCGGAGGATCTCCCCGACCTGTGCGCCGAGAGCGGCCGCGGCCTCTTCCTGATCCACGCCCTCACCGACCACGTCCAGTTGCGCAACCACCCGCTGCGCGGCGCCATCGTCAGCTTCGACAAGATCCTCACCTGGCGCGAGGGCGCCCCGCTGCGCGTGGCGTCCTGA
- the alc gene encoding allantoicase — protein sequence MSDSPTAALPYAGGNPYADYRADEFAFTALTDLADRRLGGAVPAASDELFAERENLLLPEPAEFRPHTFGNKGQIMDGWETRRRRGSGHGSPHPVEGDHDWAVIRLGVPGVVHGVVVDTAHFRGNHPQRISVEGAELPATPDPEALQAADWVPLVPPSPVRGHAANGFPVGNRRRFTHVRLRQYPDGGVARLRVHGEARPDHRWLAALGTFDLAALENGGSVEDASDRFFSSPANMIMPGRSRAMGDGWENRRRRDGGHDWVRLRLAGRGAIRAVEIDTGCYVGNAAGWAALYGRDGTSDPAAAQTGGTAAGRPGTSGSGAGAGTVGTDAAGGWFELLPPTRLQPDAVHRLLLPEPRPATHVRLDVFPDGGIARLRLHGSLLDG from the coding sequence ATGTCCGACTCGCCGACCGCCGCTCTCCCCTACGCCGGGGGCAACCCGTACGCCGACTACCGAGCGGACGAGTTCGCCTTCACCGCGCTGACCGACCTCGCCGACCGCCGTCTCGGCGGCGCCGTGCCGGCGGCCAGTGACGAGCTCTTCGCCGAGCGCGAGAACCTGCTGCTGCCGGAGCCCGCGGAGTTCCGCCCGCACACCTTCGGCAACAAGGGCCAGATCATGGACGGTTGGGAGACCCGCCGCCGGCGCGGCAGCGGCCACGGCAGCCCGCACCCCGTCGAGGGGGACCACGACTGGGCAGTGATCCGCCTGGGAGTGCCGGGGGTGGTGCACGGCGTGGTCGTCGACACCGCGCACTTCCGGGGCAACCACCCGCAGCGGATCTCCGTCGAGGGCGCCGAACTGCCCGCGACCCCCGACCCGGAGGCGCTGCAGGCCGCCGACTGGGTGCCGCTGGTGCCGCCCTCGCCCGTGCGCGGCCACGCGGCGAACGGCTTCCCGGTCGGGAACCGCCGCCGCTTCACCCACGTGCGTCTGCGCCAGTACCCGGACGGCGGCGTCGCCCGCCTGCGGGTGCACGGCGAGGCCCGCCCGGATCACCGCTGGCTGGCCGCACTGGGGACCTTCGACCTGGCCGCTCTGGAGAACGGCGGCTCCGTCGAGGACGCCTCCGACCGCTTCTTCTCGTCGCCCGCCAACATGATCATGCCCGGCAGGTCGCGGGCGATGGGCGACGGCTGGGAGAACCGCCGACGGCGCGACGGCGGCCACGACTGGGTCCGGCTGCGTCTGGCCGGTCGCGGCGCGATCCGGGCCGTCGAGATCGACACCGGCTGCTACGTCGGCAACGCGGCGGGCTGGGCCGCGCTGTACGGCCGCGACGGGACGAGCGACCCGGCTGCCGCGCAGACGGGCGGGACGGCTGCCGGTCGTCCCGGGACGAGCGGTAGCGGTGCCGGGGCCGGCACTGTGGGCACCGACGCCGCCGGGGGCTGGTTCGAACTGCTGCCGCCGACCAGGCTCCAGCCGGACGCCGTCCACCGCCTGCTGCTCCCCGAGCCCCGCCCCGCGACCCACGTCCGGCTCGACGTCTTCCCGGACGGTGGCATCGCCCGCCTGCGCCTGCACGGGAGTCTGCTCGACGGCTGA